GGCCGGGCCCCCGGTTTTGGGTCGGCCTGATGTTGCTGCTGAACGTCTCGGCGCTGGTGCCGGGCTTGTCGACGCATGGCGCGGCGATGATCGCGGCGTTGTATCTCGATCGCCCACCGACGGTCGACGACCGCTGGTTGATCACGCCGCTGGCGTTTGCCTGCCTGTTCGGCGTGGCCGTGCCGGTGCTCGTGGGCGGCAAGGTCTACAACATGCTCCAGGGCATCATGACGGCGAAGGTGGCCGTCGTGCTGGGCTTTTGCCTGGCGCTGGGGCTGACGTGCGTCAGCTTCGAAAACTGGTGGAACGTGTTCAGCGGCTTCCTGCGATTCGGCACGGTCCCGGTCAGCGACGGTCACGGCGGCGAGGTGCTGGTCAACGGTGCCGCGCAGCTTTGGCAACAAGGTCACTGGCCCGTCATTGCGCCAGCGACGCTCGTGGTGCTGGGGGCGTTTGCGGGCTACGCCGGCGGCGGCGGGCTGGCGAACTCGACCTATTCGAATTTCGTGCGCGACAAGGGCTGGGGTATGGGCAGCCAGGTGGGCGCGATCCCCAGCGCCATCGGCGGGCGCAACGTGGCCCTCAGCCACGTCGGCAAGGTGTTCCCGCTGTCGGGCGAAAACCTGCGGCGCTGGCGCGGCTGGTGGCGCTATGTCTGGACCGACCAGGTCGTGGTTTGGGCCCCCGGCTGCTTTATGGGCATGGCCCTGCCGGCCTTGTTGTCGATGCAATTTGCGCCGCACACGACGGTCACGCCCGAGCAATATGGCGTGGCCCAGGCGATCATCACGGCCGACGGCCTGCGGCATGCCGGTTTCGCTCCGACTGCGGCGCGACTACTCTGGATTACGGCGCTGCTCACCGGGTTGATGGTGATGCTGCCCAGCCAGATGTCGATTGTCGACGATTTCAGTCGCCGCTGGACCGACGCGATCTGGAGCGCGAATCGCCGTGTCCGCGCGACGATGCAGCCGCACCAGGTGAAGTACATCTATTACGCCATTCTCGGCAGCTACGTGCTCTGGTCGTTCGTGTGCGCCTTCTTGTTCAGCAATGCCCCAAAGTTGATGACCGACTTCATCGC
The Pirellulales bacterium genome window above contains:
- a CDS encoding Nramp family divalent metal transporter encodes the protein MSASTSPQPSDDAHTRGAHAAGIPAWGEAELPEPQSLGLRNWTSFLGPGIVMMGIQIGGGEWLLGPTVTARYGGGLMWLATVAIVLQVFYNLECGRYALYCGEPVFTGFMRSRPGPRFWVGLMLLLNVSALVPGLSTHGAAMIAALYLDRPPTVDDRWLITPLAFACLFGVAVPVLVGGKVYNMLQGIMTAKVAVVLGFCLALGLTCVSFENWWNVFSGFLRFGTVPVSDGHGGEVLVNGAAQLWQQGHWPVIAPATLVVLGAFAGYAGGGGLANSTYSNFVRDKGWGMGSQVGAIPSAIGGRNVALSHVGKVFPLSGENLRRWRGWWRYVWTDQVVVWAPGCFMGMALPALLSMQFAPHTTVTPEQYGVAQAIITADGLRHAGFAPTAARLLWITALLTGLMVMLPSQMSIVDDFSRRWTDAIWSANRRVRATMQPHQVKYIYYAILGSYVLWSFVCAFLFSNAPKLMTDFIANFNNLALGVTAFQLLWCNHRLLPRALRPRWYNTLGVAGCGLFYLGLAWLVFVNKIVPMFQEATG